One genomic region from Campylobacter sp. RM5004 encodes:
- a CDS encoding CheB methylesterase domain-containing protein yields the protein MRKLILIGASTGGPSQIKYLIQDLELENTTIVIAQHMQANFLPSYANQLNKECVSEVALLEQTCFLDDKKIYVCQYNTELFFNLRVGFNDGVFPFCPNVDLLFNSAVKLTKDYEILAILLTGIGDDGAKGLYELYKKGAKCIGESEKSCIVYGMPKRAYELNNSLKQLDIEDIKKEIVTFIKGR from the coding sequence ATGCGAAAACTAATTTTAATAGGAGCTAGCACAGGCGGTCCTAGCCAAATAAAATACTTAATACAAGACTTAGAATTAGAAAACACAACAATAGTAATAGCTCAGCATATGCAAGCAAATTTTTTGCCTAGTTATGCAAATCAGCTAAATAAAGAATGTGTATCAGAAGTAGCTCTTTTAGAACAAACTTGTTTTTTAGATGATAAAAAAATATATGTATGTCAGTATAACACTGAATTATTTTTTAATCTACGAGTAGGATTTAATGATGGTGTTTTTCCGTTTTGTCCTAATGTAGATTTATTATTTAATAGTGCTGTAAAACTTACTAAAGATTATGAAATATTAGCAATCTTACTTACAGGTATTGGAGATGATGGTGCTAAAGGGCTTTATGAACTATACAAAAAAGGCGCTAAATGTATAGGAGAAAGCGAGAAATCTTGTATAGTTTATGGTATGCCAAAAAGAGCTTATGAGCTTAATAATAGCCTTAAGCAACTAGACATAGAAGACATAAAAAAAGAAATAGTAACATTCATTAAAGGTAGGTAA
- a CDS encoding MFS transporter, which produces MKNYIELLKYSKTFKILILVQFITYFGAWFSQIGVYTMLIEFDFSKFDWHIFGYEINHESMKKWAISFSAVFAFLPTILMAPISGIIIDAFKSKKLLLLSIIIELFSVFFLIFIKDASYIFILFLLIFIRLAVASLYFQTEMSLLPHIFDKDRLKLANELFSVVWAISYTTGMAVAGVFIHYFGVYNAFLLDCFLFLIGISLLSFIKIEVKNEKFYFKNITKMAKEGLFYILNNKKIMHLILLHAFIGFTAYDALINFLAGYDYLNKVYFFKEILSAGLIIGLSNAIRALSLVIGPLVLSKIVNNKRLFYFFILQGLGIITWALLQFNFWVSFIGLIFAGFFTSTIWSFTYTAIQNNCDKEYYGRVIAYVDMIYMSFSLFITLLTGWLFDNKISTFYITILIGSCFIIGAIYWQYFIRKFKCEN; this is translated from the coding sequence TATTAAAATATTCTAAGACATTTAAAATTCTTATTTTGGTGCAATTTATCACTTATTTTGGTGCGTGGTTTTCACAAATTGGTGTTTATACTATGTTAATTGAGTTTGATTTTTCTAAGTTTGATTGGCATATTTTTGGTTATGAGATAAATCACGAAAGTATGAAAAAATGGGCTATATCGTTTTCTGCTGTATTTGCGTTCTTGCCTACTATTTTAATGGCACCTATTAGTGGAATAATAATTGATGCTTTTAAATCAAAAAAACTCTTATTGCTTTCAATTATCATTGAATTATTTTCTGTATTTTTCTTAATTTTCATTAAAGATGCTAGTTATATATTTATATTATTTTTACTAATTTTTATAAGACTTGCTGTTGCTAGTCTTTATTTTCAAACCGAAATGAGCTTATTGCCACATATTTTTGATAAAGATAGATTAAAACTAGCAAATGAATTATTTTCAGTAGTTTGGGCTATATCTTATACTACTGGAATGGCAGTAGCTGGTGTGTTTATTCACTATTTTGGCGTTTATAATGCCTTTTTGCTTGATTGTTTTTTATTTTTAATAGGAATAAGCTTATTAAGCTTTATAAAAATTGAAGTAAAAAATGAAAAGTTTTATTTCAAAAACATAACAAAAATGGCTAAAGAAGGGCTTTTTTATATTTTAAATAACAAAAAAATAATGCACTTAATCTTATTACATGCTTTTATAGGATTTACTGCTTATGATGCGCTTATTAATTTTTTAGCTGGATATGATTATTTAAATAAAGTTTATTTTTTTAAAGAGATTTTGAGTGCTGGACTAATTATTGGTCTTAGTAATGCGATTAGAGCTTTATCACTTGTAATAGGACCTTTGGTCTTAAGTAAGATTGTAAATAATAAAAGATTGTTTTATTTTTTCATTTTACAAGGCTTAGGAATTATTACTTGGGCTTTGCTTCAATTTAACTTCTGGGTATCTTTTATAGGTTTAATTTTTGCAGGATTTTTCACTAGCACGATTTGGTCATTTACATATACAGCTATTCAAAATAACTGCGATAAAGAATATTATGGTAGAGTAATTGCATATGTTGATATGATTTATATGAGTTTTTCATTATTTATAACATTATTAACAGGTTGGCTATTTGATAACAAAATAAGCACATTTTATATTACGATATTAATTGGTTCTTGTTTTATAATAGGTGCTATTTATTGGCAATATTTTATAAGGAAGTTTAAATGCGAAAACTAA
- a CDS encoding CheR family methyltransferase, which translates to MFSFLSNKKEIENNQQKAIDFKDDNYDFDMLLLKIRQVCGIDLEVKKTTIRPKLIKFCINNGLDNFKDLTNKMDLNLPIRQELFDLITVCETYFYRELKQLNELIYILRAEPSKRRILCAPSSSGEEVYSILMLANEAGINNISILGIDINAEIIQKARARTYSKRSLYNLNDNLIKKYFTQEGEEYVLKGQYFTNAKFEVVNVFDKKFLELGKFDVILSRNMMIYFNEEYKYRLVDNFVKNLNEGGMFFAGHADLVPNHHELKKIYANTCTYYVKN; encoded by the coding sequence ATGTTTAGTTTTTTATCAAATAAAAAAGAAATTGAAAATAACCAGCAAAAGGCAATTGATTTTAAAGATGATAATTATGATTTTGATATGCTTTTATTAAAGATTAGGCAAGTTTGTGGAATAGATTTAGAAGTTAAAAAAACAACAATAAGACCGAAATTAATAAAATTTTGTATAAACAATGGCTTAGATAATTTTAAAGACCTAACTAACAAAATGGATTTAAATCTACCTATTAGACAAGAATTATTTGATTTAATCACCGTATGCGAAACTTATTTTTATAGAGAATTAAAACAACTTAATGAATTAATCTATATTCTAAGAGCAGAACCTAGCAAAAGAAGGATTTTGTGTGCTCCAAGCTCAAGTGGAGAAGAAGTATATTCAATACTAATGCTAGCAAATGAAGCGGGAATTAATAATATTTCAATATTAGGAATAGATATTAACGCAGAAATTATTCAAAAAGCAAGAGCAAGAACTTATTCAAAACGCTCTTTATATAATCTAAATGATAATTTGATTAAAAAATACTTCACACAAGAAGGCGAAGAATATGTATTAAAAGGTCAATATTTTACCAATGCTAAATTTGAAGTTGTGAATGTATTTGATAAGAAATTTTTAGAATTAGGTAAATTTGATGTGATACTTTCAAGAAATATGATGATTTATTTTAATGAAGAATATAAATATCGTTTAGTTGATAATTTTGTTAAAAATCTAAATGAAGGCGGAATGTTCTTTGCAGGACATGCTGATTTGGTTCCAAATCATCACGAACTTAAAAAAATCTATGCAAATACCTGCACTTATTATGTAAAAAATTAG